The Gemmatimonas sp. genome contains the following window.
GCGTTCCGGCGGCAGCCACGCTGGCGGTAGCCACGCTGGCGGCAGCGACGGTTACGACACCCGGATCACGACCCCTCTGGTGCGGAGCGTCCGCAGGATGCCGTACCAGAGCGCAACGAACGCCAGCGCCCAGGCCAGTGACGCCACGCGCGAGTCCACGCCGACGGACTCCAATACGCGCGTGACCGCCATGCCAGTGCCGACGCGATGGCCATCGAGCTTCCATTTGATGCTCGACCGAAGAATGGTCGCCACCAATTCACTGCCCACGTACGCAATCATGGGATTGAGCCCGAAGGCGAGCGCAGGCCTGAGCCACCGCGCCTGCTCACGCCCGTGCACGAGTGCGGTGATACCGGCCAACAACACGCCCGCGATGCCCGCAGTGAGCAGCACGTAGGAGCCAGTCCACAGCGGCTTGTTGATGGGCAGCACCACGCCCCACACGAGGCCCACCACGATCAGGCCAACACTCACGCCAGCCAGCCCGCGCGCACGCGCCGACAAGGGCCGCGTGGACGTCAGCCAGCGACCAACGAGGACGCCGATCAGTACCGTTGCGGTGGCCGAAAGTGTGGAGAGCACTCCTTCCGGCTCATATGGCACCGCGCGATCCCAGAGATGCCAGCCGAGGCCGAATCGCGTCCAATCGAAAGCGGCGCGATCCACCCACGCCGATAAGGTGCGACCCGGCTCGTCGAGGAGCTGCGCGCCAATCGCCCCTTCGCCCGGGACGGGCACGAGCGTGAGCGCGGCCCAGTAGCTCAGCAGAATCCCCACAATGATCAGCAGCACCGTGCGCGACGACGCCCGCCGACTCAGCAGCGCGGCCAGCCCGTAGGCCACCGCAATGCGCTGCAGCACGCCCATCACGCGCAGGTCGGCGGCGCGTGCCACGATGTGACCCAGGACGGGAGACAACCAATCCGGTCCGGCCACACGCGACTTTTCGAAGAAGGGCCAGGCATTGAGCAGCAGACCCATGCCGAACAACAGCACCACGCGGCGCAGCGTCGTTCTGCCAGGGTTCGCGTCTCGCGTCGTGACGCCTTGCGTCGTAGCGCGTGGCATCGAGGTGAGATGCGTCGTGATGCCCACCACGAACAGAAAAAATGGAAACACCAAATCGGTGAACGTGCAGCCATGCCACGCGCTGTGTCGCAACGGCGAGAACACCGCCATCGGATCACCGGCATTGTTGACCAACAGCATTGCCGCGACGGTGATGCCACGGAACACATCGATGGCGACGACCCGGTCAG
Protein-coding sequences here:
- a CDS encoding heparan-alpha-glucosaminide N-acetyltransferase domain-containing protein translates to MAADRVVAIDVFRGITVAAMLLVNNAGDPMAVFSPLRHSAWHGCTFTDLVFPFFLFVVGITTHLTSMPRATTQGVTTRDANPGRTTLRRVVLLFGMGLLLNAWPFFEKSRVAGPDWLSPVLGHIVARAADLRVMGVLQRIAVAYGLAALLSRRASSRTVLLIIVGILLSYWAALTLVPVPGEGAIGAQLLDEPGRTLSAWVDRAAFDWTRFGLGWHLWDRAVPYEPEGVLSTLSATATVLIGVLVGRWLTSTRPLSARARGLAGVSVGLIVVGLVWGVVLPINKPLWTGSYVLLTAGIAGVLLAGITALVHGREQARWLRPALAFGLNPMIAYVGSELVATILRSSIKWKLDGHRVGTGMAVTRVLESVGVDSRVASLAWALAFVALWYGILRTLRTRGVVIRVS